A genomic window from Sphingobacterium sp. BN32 includes:
- a CDS encoding FAD-dependent oxidoreductase, protein MKKIYLLCFILFLLSSQLISQIKTDILIIGGGASGTMAAIQAARMGVKSVVVEETVWLGGMLTSAGVSAIDGNHKMPSGLWGEFREKLYQHYGGPEAVETGWVSNTLFEPSIGNKILQEMVAKEPNIQVLFETHWANPRKTANGWIIDLKTSNGKSTKVEAKVLVDATELGDVMAALKVPYYLGMDSQSLTKESFALPEGNDIVQDLTYVITLKDFGKGADKTIKKPKNYDPAEFAGCCDVSDPATHLKDNNDCYKMLTYGALPNNKFMINWPKKGNDIYLNIVEKSPAERAKMLEEAKQMTLRFVYYIQKEIGFKHLGIAYDEYPTKDGFPMIPYHRESRRLKAKSLFALQHIMTPFDTEEAYYKTGIAVGDYTIDHHHYKYGNAPEIDFVKIRVPSYNVPMGSLLPADFDGLIVSEKSIGVSNIVNGATRLQPVVLGIGQASGALAAVSVKQGKQPSEVSIRDVQAALLDHQAYIMPYIDVPSTDPHFKILQKIGATGLLKGVGVPYKWANQTWFYPESEVSQYELMQGLRNYFPALNNNWDASGESLNLSGMRAMLNFVNKDVSEDALRGILKGEGIDVINNTSKLNRRAVAVILDKVLNLFDQEIDYAGNLKNKQF, encoded by the coding sequence ATGAAGAAGATTTACTTACTGTGCTTTATTCTTTTCTTGTTGAGTTCCCAGCTTATTTCACAAATAAAGACTGATATCTTAATAATTGGTGGCGGTGCTAGTGGCACGATGGCTGCCATCCAAGCGGCGCGTATGGGCGTGAAGTCCGTTGTTGTTGAAGAAACAGTCTGGCTTGGTGGCATGTTGACCTCAGCGGGTGTTTCGGCTATCGATGGTAATCATAAGATGCCTTCCGGTTTGTGGGGAGAATTTAGAGAAAAGTTATATCAGCATTATGGTGGGCCAGAAGCGGTGGAAACCGGATGGGTTAGTAATACCCTTTTCGAGCCATCGATTGGTAACAAGATACTTCAAGAGATGGTCGCGAAAGAGCCAAACATTCAGGTCCTATTCGAGACACACTGGGCGAATCCACGCAAAACCGCTAACGGATGGATTATCGATCTAAAGACCAGCAATGGTAAATCGACCAAGGTAGAAGCAAAAGTTTTAGTCGATGCGACCGAGTTAGGAGATGTTATGGCGGCCTTAAAAGTTCCGTATTACTTGGGTATGGATAGCCAAAGCTTAACAAAAGAAAGCTTTGCATTGCCCGAAGGCAATGATATCGTCCAGGACTTGACTTATGTGATCACCTTGAAGGATTTCGGAAAAGGGGCTGATAAAACAATTAAAAAACCAAAAAACTACGATCCGGCTGAGTTTGCAGGATGTTGTGATGTGTCAGATCCTGCGACGCACTTGAAAGATAATAACGATTGCTATAAAATGCTTACTTACGGCGCCCTGCCGAATAATAAGTTCATGATTAACTGGCCGAAGAAGGGAAATGATATTTATCTGAATATAGTCGAAAAAAGTCCGGCTGAACGTGCTAAAATGTTGGAAGAAGCGAAGCAGATGACCTTGCGCTTCGTCTACTATATTCAAAAAGAAATCGGCTTCAAACATCTAGGCATAGCCTATGATGAATATCCAACCAAAGATGGCTTTCCAATGATTCCCTACCATCGGGAGTCCAGACGGTTGAAAGCGAAATCGTTGTTTGCGCTTCAGCATATTATGACGCCATTTGATACGGAAGAAGCATACTATAAGACGGGAATTGCGGTTGGTGATTATACGATCGACCATCATCATTACAAATATGGAAATGCGCCGGAGATCGATTTTGTTAAGATTCGCGTACCTTCTTATAATGTTCCGATGGGCTCCTTACTTCCTGCTGACTTTGACGGGTTAATCGTTTCGGAGAAAAGTATCGGTGTCAGTAATATCGTCAATGGGGCGACGCGATTGCAGCCTGTTGTATTAGGCATTGGGCAAGCATCAGGTGCCCTGGCAGCGGTTTCAGTAAAACAAGGAAAACAACCTTCGGAAGTTTCCATTAGAGATGTGCAAGCTGCGTTATTAGATCATCAGGCTTACATCATGCCGTACATTGATGTGCCATCTACTGATCCTCACTTCAAAATACTTCAAAAAATCGGTGCTACAGGCCTATTGAAAGGTGTTGGTGTGCCATACAAATGGGCTAATCAAACCTGGTTTTATCCGGAAAGTGAGGTTAGTCAGTACGAATTGATGCAGGGCCTTCGCAACTATTTTCCAGCGTTGAACAATAATTGGGACGCTTCTGGCGAGAGTCTCAACCTAAGCGGAATGCGCGCGATGCTAAATTTTGTGAACAAGGATGTTTCGGAGGATGCGCTTCGAGGTATCTTAAAGGGAGAGGGGATTGATGTCATCAACAATACTAGCAAGCTGAATAGAAGAGCCGTAGCGGTGATTTTAGATAAGGTCTTAAACCTGTTTGATCAAGAGATTGACTATGCAGGAAATTTGAAAAACAAACAATTTTAA
- a CDS encoding TonB-dependent receptor, giving the protein MNHLKKSKSLIFKMFCLMFLLMQTAASYAQSIVRGLIKDEQNAPIAGATVKVKGKSQTVMSDERGAFEVQVDALPVTLQVQFLGYQSREVLINNASNNNITLSSEDNALEEVMVVAYGTQKKGTMVGSVAQIKGDELKRTPTQNITNTLAGRLPGLTAVQQSGRPGADGSSLYVRGIGTYGSNRSPLVIIDDVERPSSTLAYLDPNEIESISVLKDAVATAAYGVQAANGIIIVKTKSGKESPAKVSYDFSYSIGQNTRFPEFLDGPDYMTWYNKGIEVDNDFLINTGQAPAALVYSQDLIDAVRNGTNTNPLFGNTDWVGMLVGNNSQSQHHSATISGGNSNTQYFAAINHMDQDGVVDNTNFKRYNVRTNLNSRLTDYLSVGLNVGLRNQVTNTPGISPDNTAYMNPFYQAVRTLPNLPMFAPNGLPTSYNSNAGYVNPLAAVERSGYQKYNGNVFQGQANVTLRVPGVEGLQAKVQAAYDYSNQESKTWLTPYETMGRGRDQVSGDYVALSTLPGITKSTLRQGYSASYRKTLQASMNYDKVIATDHNLSVLALYEFSGQKGNLFSTGAANFPIDIIQEIDYGSKDPLDYVMPTGSSDAEQARAGFVARVNYAYKSKYLLEAAARWDASANFAPENRWKSFPGVGLGWVVSNEDFFADLKGINYLKLKTSYGKSGNDRAQVGTFPYLATFVQNTAPVVVIDGKPVTAIYTSNIPNPALKWEESTMFNVGFESFFFDNKLGFDFEWFYRYTTGILGSVGSLYPASIGGYFPSLANIGEMDNRGFDAQIKYNDTYGDFRLGLTGNINWSKNRYLKYEEPDGTPSYLSVIGRSVGEKTGFVVDGMIQTWEEANNAMSPSSGIIAPGSFKFRDLNGDGRLTRAEDMTFIGRSNVPELTFGLNIDMAYKGFDFSALFQGAALADVTLAGTYEGSSGTTGVDDNTPFTRTFYGFGNSPYFLVENSWTPDNPNAEFPRLSSYKATGMSAHNANKNSAWIRKGDYLRLKSVQLGYTLPKTLTEKAKIENVRLFVTGSNLFTWDYLKYLDPEMPNVNNGFYPQQRIYSFGLNVTF; this is encoded by the coding sequence ATGAATCATCTAAAAAAGAGTAAATCTTTGATTTTTAAGATGTTCTGTTTGATGTTCTTACTGATGCAAACGGCTGCTTCCTATGCGCAGTCTATTGTTCGCGGTTTGATCAAAGATGAACAGAACGCTCCGATCGCTGGGGCTACTGTGAAAGTAAAGGGTAAGAGTCAAACAGTGATGTCTGACGAACGGGGAGCTTTTGAGGTTCAAGTGGACGCATTGCCGGTTACCCTTCAAGTTCAGTTTCTTGGCTATCAGTCAAGAGAGGTGTTAATCAATAACGCATCGAACAACAACATTACCTTATCTTCTGAGGATAATGCGTTAGAAGAGGTGATGGTCGTTGCTTACGGAACGCAAAAGAAAGGGACGATGGTAGGATCCGTTGCTCAGATTAAAGGGGATGAGCTGAAGCGTACTCCAACACAAAATATTACAAATACATTGGCGGGTCGCTTGCCAGGATTAACGGCTGTACAGCAGTCAGGCCGTCCGGGAGCGGATGGTTCTTCGCTTTATGTTCGGGGTATTGGAACCTATGGTTCGAATAGAAGCCCATTAGTGATCATCGATGATGTGGAAAGACCTTCATCGACATTAGCGTATTTAGACCCTAATGAAATTGAATCGATTTCCGTATTGAAAGATGCTGTTGCAACAGCGGCCTACGGTGTGCAAGCAGCCAACGGTATTATCATCGTTAAGACTAAATCTGGTAAAGAGTCACCTGCGAAAGTATCGTATGATTTTTCTTACAGCATTGGCCAAAATACCCGCTTTCCAGAATTCCTGGATGGACCAGATTATATGACCTGGTACAATAAAGGTATTGAAGTTGATAATGATTTCTTAATTAATACAGGGCAGGCACCTGCGGCGCTGGTTTATTCGCAAGACCTAATAGATGCCGTTCGTAATGGTACAAATACCAACCCGCTATTTGGAAATACTGACTGGGTCGGCATGTTAGTAGGCAATAATTCACAATCGCAGCATCATTCAGCTACGATTTCGGGAGGAAATTCAAATACGCAATATTTTGCGGCAATTAACCATATGGATCAAGATGGGGTTGTGGATAATACGAACTTTAAACGTTATAACGTTCGTACAAACTTAAACAGCCGCTTAACAGACTATTTATCGGTTGGATTGAATGTTGGCTTGCGTAATCAAGTTACCAATACGCCGGGTATTTCTCCGGATAATACGGCTTATATGAATCCATTCTATCAAGCGGTTCGTACGTTGCCAAACTTGCCGATGTTTGCGCCGAATGGTCTGCCGACTTCGTACAACTCCAATGCGGGCTATGTGAATCCATTGGCAGCAGTGGAACGCTCAGGTTATCAAAAATATAATGGGAATGTGTTCCAAGGGCAAGCCAATGTTACCCTTCGCGTTCCGGGCGTGGAAGGATTACAGGCGAAAGTGCAAGCAGCATATGATTATTCGAATCAGGAAAGCAAAACTTGGTTAACTCCATATGAGACCATGGGACGCGGTAGAGATCAGGTTAGCGGAGATTACGTTGCCCTTTCCACTTTACCAGGTATTACAAAAAGCACATTGCGCCAGGGTTACTCTGCCAGCTATAGAAAGACGCTTCAGGCGAGTATGAACTATGATAAAGTCATTGCTACAGATCATAATCTATCCGTATTAGCACTCTACGAATTTTCCGGACAAAAAGGCAATTTGTTCTCAACAGGTGCAGCAAACTTTCCTATTGATATCATCCAGGAAATTGATTATGGCTCGAAAGATCCTTTAGACTATGTTATGCCTACAGGTTCTTCCGATGCAGAGCAAGCTCGCGCTGGTTTTGTAGCACGTGTTAACTATGCTTATAAGAGTAAATACTTGTTAGAAGCGGCTGCACGTTGGGATGCTTCAGCAAACTTTGCACCTGAGAATCGTTGGAAATCTTTTCCAGGCGTAGGTTTAGGTTGGGTTGTTTCTAACGAAGACTTTTTTGCAGACTTGAAAGGAATCAACTACTTGAAGTTGAAAACCTCGTATGGTAAATCGGGTAATGACCGCGCACAAGTAGGGACATTCCCTTATTTAGCGACATTCGTTCAAAATACAGCGCCTGTCGTTGTGATTGACGGCAAGCCGGTAACTGCTATTTACACCTCGAATATTCCGAATCCAGCATTGAAATGGGAAGAGTCGACCATGTTTAACGTAGGTTTTGAGTCATTCTTTTTCGATAACAAGCTAGGTTTCGATTTTGAATGGTTCTATCGTTATACAACCGGGATTTTAGGAAGTGTCGGTAGTTTGTATCCAGCCTCTATCGGGGGATATTTTCCAAGTTTGGCGAACATTGGCGAGATGGACAACCGCGGATTTGACGCACAGATTAAGTATAATGACACCTATGGCGACTTCCGTTTAGGGTTGACGGGTAATATTAACTGGTCGAAAAACAGATACCTAAAATATGAAGAACCGGATGGTACGCCTTCTTATTTAAGCGTGATTGGTCGTTCTGTCGGCGAAAAGACAGGTTTTGTTGTTGACGGTATGATTCAAACCTGGGAGGAAGCAAATAATGCGATGTCGCCGAGCTCAGGCATTATCGCGCCAGGTTCATTTAAGTTTAGAGACTTGAATGGTGATGGTCGCTTGACCCGTGCGGAGGATATGACTTTCATCGGTCGTTCAAACGTCCCTGAATTAACATTCGGATTGAACATCGATATGGCCTATAAAGGTTTTGATTTCTCAGCTTTATTCCAAGGCGCTGCTTTGGCGGATGTAACCCTAGCGGGAACTTATGAAGGTTCTTCTGGTACGACAGGTGTTGATGACAATACGCCATTTACGAGAACATTCTACGGTTTTGGTAACTCACCTTATTTCTTAGTAGAGAACTCCTGGACACCAGACAATCCAAATGCTGAATTTCCACGCTTAAGCTCTTATAAAGCGACAGGTATGTCGGCACATAATGCCAACAAGAACTCGGCATGGATTCGTAAAGGAGATTACTTACGCTTGAAGTCGGTGCAGTTAGGTTATACTTTGCCTAAAACATTAACGGAGAAAGCGAAGATCGAAAATGTTCGTCTGTTTGTAACAGGTTCCAATTTATTTACTTGGGATTATTTGAAATATTTAGATCCAGAGATGCCAAATGTGAACAATGGTTTCTATCCACAACAACGAATTTATTCATTTGGTCTTAACGTCACTTTTTAA
- a CDS encoding RagB/SusD family nutrient uptake outer membrane protein, whose protein sequence is MRNLKVLKYSAMALFSSAFISLNSCSIDVIPQDRYVEENIWADPSTIELYINGMYAEVKKFQFGLFPNLGYDNAMDALADGMKFTSNTPGNGTVNILISNANQFSPASVGLNYWGSGYDRIRRVNEFIGGLKTKSQLSEEDKVKYEAEARFIRAYAYFWLAKLHGSVVIFNDIQQYATKDNPRSSEEAVYDFIIEDLDFAAANLPNSNKSGRAGKGAAYALQSRVALFAGSIARNDKKQFNSDPLTGINEAKANAYFTKSAQAAQATIDLGLYELDANFQSIFTNKNTKEAILRVDFVAPTVTHQYDLGYAPPKDALGNTLVYGVPTAELVNEFEMKDGSKFSWDNPAHAAAPYANREPRFYASILYNGATWKGRTINTSIADVNEGFIPFGQQGDPKRTVTGYYARKMLDPNNTTFVVNKSTQSWIELRFAEVYLNLAEAKAQLGEFAAASTALTTLREKRGLPAASLPNLSKAMEVIEHERTVELAFEGHRFWDLRRWRKAHIQLNGKKMTGHKPTPNGTSFTYEVVPADASDRSFTGKLYYLPIPEGEVQVNLGLTQIQGW, encoded by the coding sequence ATGAGAAATTTAAAAGTATTAAAATATAGCGCGATGGCATTGTTTTCTTCAGCATTCATTAGTTTGAATAGCTGTAGCATTGACGTCATCCCACAAGATAGATATGTCGAAGAGAATATTTGGGCGGATCCTTCGACCATCGAATTATACATCAATGGGATGTATGCGGAAGTGAAAAAGTTCCAGTTCGGTTTGTTTCCCAATTTAGGTTATGATAATGCGATGGATGCCTTAGCCGACGGGATGAAGTTTACTTCGAATACGCCGGGCAACGGTACAGTGAATATTTTGATATCCAATGCGAATCAGTTTTCACCGGCAAGTGTAGGACTGAACTATTGGGGCTCGGGATATGATCGGATTCGTCGTGTAAATGAATTTATTGGCGGTCTGAAAACCAAGTCGCAATTAAGCGAGGAAGACAAGGTAAAATATGAGGCAGAAGCACGTTTTATCAGGGCCTATGCTTATTTCTGGTTAGCGAAACTACATGGATCTGTTGTTATTTTTAATGACATACAGCAATATGCTACCAAGGATAACCCACGGTCTAGTGAAGAAGCGGTTTACGACTTTATCATTGAAGATCTAGATTTCGCGGCAGCAAATTTACCAAACAGCAATAAAAGTGGGCGTGCTGGAAAAGGAGCAGCTTATGCGCTTCAATCGCGTGTAGCTTTATTCGCAGGTTCAATCGCAAGGAACGATAAGAAGCAGTTTAATTCAGACCCTTTAACAGGGATTAATGAAGCGAAAGCGAACGCATATTTTACGAAATCTGCGCAAGCTGCACAAGCGACTATCGACCTGGGGCTGTATGAGCTAGATGCGAACTTCCAGTCTATTTTTACAAATAAGAATACGAAAGAGGCAATTCTTCGTGTTGATTTCGTTGCTCCAACAGTTACCCATCAATATGATTTAGGATATGCTCCGCCAAAAGATGCGTTGGGAAATACCTTAGTTTACGGAGTGCCTACTGCGGAATTAGTGAATGAGTTTGAGATGAAGGACGGTAGTAAGTTTTCATGGGATAACCCTGCACATGCCGCAGCACCATATGCGAATCGCGAGCCTCGTTTCTATGCGAGTATTCTTTATAATGGTGCTACTTGGAAGGGTAGAACAATTAATACAAGTATCGCCGATGTAAACGAAGGCTTTATACCATTTGGTCAACAGGGAGATCCGAAGCGTACGGTTACCGGTTACTACGCGCGAAAAATGTTGGATCCTAACAATACAACTTTTGTCGTAAATAAGAGTACCCAAAGTTGGATTGAACTTCGTTTTGCTGAGGTTTATTTGAACTTAGCGGAAGCAAAAGCGCAGCTTGGAGAATTTGCGGCTGCTTCTACGGCATTAACGACCCTGCGTGAAAAACGTGGCTTACCGGCTGCTTCGCTGCCAAATCTTTCTAAAGCCATGGAGGTAATAGAACATGAGCGTACGGTAGAATTAGCTTTTGAAGGACATCGTTTTTGGGATTTGCGTCGTTGGAGAAAAGCGCACATCCAGCTTAACGGCAAAAAGATGACAGGACATAAGCCAACACCGAATGGAACAAGCTTTACTTATGAAGTGGTACCTGCCGATGCAAGTGATCGCAGTTTCACAGGCAAGTTATACTATTTGCCAATCCCTGAGGGTGAAGTACAAGTCAATTTAGGATTAACACAAATTCAAGGTTGGTAA
- a CDS encoding DUF5018 domain-containing protein, with protein MKKIIKYTLAGLLLALTFGSCQKPDYVEPNNKSEIADFYATLEGSGRERLFNSRISNDTVYVNIDYYYPINSDNEVDLSKVLLKASIPVDSRIEPSLEGISDLTKPINISVIAGDGSSKQYVIVANKKGNTDIVRASINFEDQTGVPQEVDAIIVGNVVNFSIVPGTQMINPKLTYSLNKHAQGSITNGSTISLANTLPFTVTSAGDAKRTYSLKAVDAVKLPKGIRANSAKIMFAKKLNADLGITVNNMTNSLAVVGKHLVLNIRGENSVYINAFTGERLGTIDLGDKKGSLKNFNNTSDDAGNLFLNNLVPNDGNVFKLYRATSVNAPLQPYIQWDAAGKKLGRRVSIIGDVTKNALITAPFHGEGDKTFARWQVKNGALVSNTPTIVTISDYQWSNNNIDIIYTNPLDPTNEYYGVGYSDNRLARFNGVTNSVAATLERLEPNFIANSVDFVNFNNGKYVAYNHVNSFDWGSADQVFLIDTEGGFSGNPSLATTPGLVWAAPKGTYGRSGTNQPSNANGTGDVIMAVSDNGFYLYLYFMFTNGYVVGVQYDCVDL; from the coding sequence ATGAAAAAGATTATAAAATATACACTGGCAGGCCTTTTACTAGCACTGACATTCGGTTCTTGTCAAAAGCCAGATTATGTGGAGCCCAACAATAAGTCAGAAATCGCTGATTTTTATGCAACCTTAGAGGGTTCCGGGCGCGAAAGATTATTCAATAGTCGTATTAGCAATGATACAGTCTACGTCAATATAGACTATTATTATCCAATTAATTCGGACAATGAGGTGGACTTGTCGAAGGTGCTTTTGAAGGCTTCCATACCGGTAGATTCGCGTATTGAACCCTCACTAGAAGGTATTTCGGATTTAACAAAACCTATTAATATTTCAGTTATTGCGGGAGATGGGTCTTCGAAACAATATGTAATTGTTGCGAACAAAAAAGGGAATACGGATATCGTGAGAGCGAGCATTAATTTTGAAGATCAAACAGGTGTTCCTCAAGAAGTCGATGCAATCATTGTTGGGAATGTAGTGAACTTCTCCATAGTTCCAGGTACGCAGATGATAAATCCGAAGCTGACTTATTCCTTAAATAAACATGCACAGGGTTCCATTACCAATGGGTCTACTATCAGTCTGGCTAACACTTTGCCATTCACGGTGACTTCTGCTGGCGATGCCAAGCGTACTTACAGCCTAAAAGCTGTGGATGCGGTGAAGCTTCCTAAAGGAATTCGTGCAAACAGTGCTAAGATTATGTTTGCAAAGAAATTAAACGCTGATTTAGGGATTACAGTAAACAACATGACCAATAGCTTAGCGGTTGTTGGTAAACATTTGGTGTTGAACATTAGAGGTGAAAATTCCGTTTACATCAATGCCTTTACAGGCGAGCGGTTGGGAACGATCGATCTAGGCGATAAAAAGGGAAGTCTAAAGAACTTCAATAATACGTCTGACGATGCCGGTAATTTGTTCCTGAACAATTTGGTTCCTAATGACGGCAATGTATTCAAGCTGTACAGAGCAACATCAGTTAATGCTCCATTGCAGCCATATATTCAATGGGATGCTGCTGGTAAGAAGTTAGGAAGAAGAGTTTCCATTATTGGAGATGTGACGAAGAATGCGTTGATTACGGCTCCTTTCCACGGCGAAGGCGACAAAACCTTTGCTCGTTGGCAAGTAAAGAATGGCGCGCTGGTTTCTAACACGCCTACCATCGTTACGATAAGTGATTACCAATGGTCTAACAATAACATTGACATCATTTATACAAATCCATTGGATCCAACAAACGAGTACTATGGCGTAGGTTATTCCGACAATAGACTTGCTCGTTTCAACGGAGTGACTAACTCAGTTGCTGCAACTTTGGAAAGACTGGAGCCTAATTTTATCGCGAATTCTGTAGACTTCGTCAATTTCAACAATGGAAAATATGTTGCTTACAACCATGTCAACAGTTTTGATTGGGGATCGGCAGATCAGGTTTTCTTGATTGATACAGAGGGAGGGTTCTCAGGAAACCCATCGTTGGCAACAACACCTGGCTTGGTTTGGGCGGCGCCGAAAGGTACTTACGGTCGTAGCGGTACAAACCAACCATCCAATGCAAATGGTACAGGCGATGTTATTATGGCTGTATCGGATAATGGATTCTATCTATACTTATACTTTATGTTCACCAACGGTTATGTAGTGGGCGTTCAGTATGACTGTGTGGATTTATAA
- a CDS encoding alpha amylase family protein, translating into MKWKSMFAALAILAFGSCSKDSGGGAPIEKPDPETPAPNETGKQVLVWVDARSNVFGTYGKFNSKEEIVKILDILKDCGVTGLVIDVKPSSGYTMYNSAYAKEFTSLDGKSKPTDYVEFLIKEAKKREMKAYLSIVTFVEGDGSRKIGHAFDNADYKEKYESIVVKNTQGQLGRISETGKNIFVNPAQPDVQNRVLNMIKEIAGKFDLDGLMLDYARYTDINADFSEYSKQQFIAFMKEKYNDTQAEKMNFPTDIVSSWKEQSGQLLPNTTGKYYKQWLVYRTGVIQDFVKKARQAVKSVKPEAKFGAYVGAWYTTYYQVGVNWASKDYDPFQDFELRFDWAYPGYGATGYFEELDMLMTGNYFTQIRLADNPATASLKYHWWSIEGSLNGIDYITKKKAPIYGSIDVGNVNYANKQEISKAIKYILSRTSGGVMLFDVVHMYAPEYNMLKQELFDAVKEGVKN; encoded by the coding sequence ATGAAATGGAAATCAATGTTCGCAGCCTTAGCAATTCTTGCTTTTGGTTCATGTTCCAAGGATTCTGGCGGAGGAGCTCCGATAGAAAAACCAGATCCTGAGACCCCAGCACCCAATGAAACCGGCAAGCAGGTCTTAGTTTGGGTCGATGCTAGATCGAACGTGTTTGGCACTTATGGGAAGTTCAATAGTAAAGAAGAAATCGTTAAAATCCTTGACATTTTAAAAGACTGCGGGGTGACAGGTTTAGTAATTGACGTTAAGCCGAGTTCGGGCTATACAATGTACAATAGTGCCTACGCCAAAGAGTTCACGAGTTTAGATGGGAAATCGAAGCCAACGGATTATGTTGAGTTTTTAATCAAAGAAGCTAAAAAGCGTGAAATGAAGGCTTACCTATCTATTGTGACCTTTGTAGAGGGAGATGGAAGCAGAAAGATTGGCCATGCGTTTGACAATGCAGATTATAAAGAGAAATATGAGTCTATCGTCGTAAAAAATACGCAAGGGCAGCTGGGTAGAATTTCGGAAACAGGGAAGAATATTTTTGTCAACCCTGCGCAACCCGATGTTCAAAACAGGGTGCTGAATATGATTAAGGAGATCGCAGGTAAATTCGATCTTGACGGTCTAATGCTCGATTACGCACGTTATACGGATATCAATGCTGACTTCTCAGAGTATAGCAAACAACAGTTTATTGCCTTCATGAAGGAAAAATATAACGATACGCAAGCCGAAAAGATGAACTTTCCAACAGATATCGTGAGCTCTTGGAAGGAACAGTCTGGACAATTATTGCCCAACACAACAGGTAAGTACTATAAGCAATGGTTGGTTTACAGAACCGGAGTAATTCAGGACTTTGTTAAGAAAGCTCGACAAGCTGTTAAATCAGTGAAGCCAGAAGCAAAGTTCGGTGCATACGTAGGGGCTTGGTATACGACTTATTACCAGGTTGGCGTGAATTGGGCAAGCAAGGATTATGATCCTTTCCAAGATTTTGAGTTACGCTTCGACTGGGCATATCCAGGTTACGGTGCGACGGGCTATTTTGAAGAGCTGGACATGTTGATGACTGGAAACTACTTTACACAGATTCGTTTAGCAGATAATCCGGCAACTGCAAGCTTGAAATATCATTGGTGGAGTATTGAAGGATCGCTAAATGGGATAGACTATATCACTAAGAAAAAAGCGCCGATATACGGAAGTATAGATGTTGGCAATGTGAATTACGCGAATAAGCAAGAAATCAGTAAGGCTATTAAATATATTCTTTCGAGAACATCCGGAGGAGTGATGCTTTTCGATGTTGTTCATATGTATGCACCAGAATATAATATGCTAAAGCAAGAATTATTTGATGCCGTTAAAGAAGGCGTAAAGAATTAA